A window of Mycolicibacterium fluoranthenivorans contains these coding sequences:
- a CDS encoding DUF6676 family protein produces the protein MTSPLVPAYIPPDVCSTVGLGLATPVDQCMTQVLTDVREDGVSAPASADPAALAQVVADAKAQGIDLKLVVLPTSPPIDTPLRDIATQVGKAYPGSTVLAISPGFAGTYSPVYDRVTLEAGQDLAKTGDAVQSSKNFVTQLSTPDFPWTPFTIALVLGVAVAAVGVRVLQVRSRRSVADEKVAGTSQ, from the coding sequence GTGACATCACCGCTCGTGCCTGCCTACATCCCACCCGATGTCTGTTCCACCGTCGGTCTCGGCTTGGCGACCCCGGTCGACCAGTGCATGACGCAGGTGCTGACCGATGTGCGCGAGGATGGGGTGAGCGCACCCGCGTCGGCGGATCCCGCGGCCCTGGCACAGGTGGTGGCCGACGCCAAGGCGCAGGGTATCGACCTCAAGCTGGTGGTGCTGCCGACCAGTCCGCCGATCGATACGCCGCTGCGCGATATCGCCACCCAGGTGGGTAAGGCCTACCCGGGATCGACCGTGCTCGCGATCAGTCCCGGCTTCGCCGGTACCTACAGTCCGGTTTATGACCGGGTCACCTTGGAAGCCGGTCAGGATCTGGCGAAAACCGGGGATGCCGTCCAATCTTCAAAGAATTTCGTGACGCAGTTGTCGACACCGGACTTTCCCTGGACGCCGTTTACCATCGCGCTGGTGCTGGGCGTAGCTGTGGCGGCGGTTGGCGTCCGTGTCCTGCAAGTTCGTAGCCGTCGCAGCGTTGCTGACGAGAAGGTCGCCGGTACGTCGCAGTAA